The window attatcagcatttctatatactaccaacaaaatcaagcagcaagaaaaagaaagagaaattctatctAAAATAAccgcagacaatataaaatacttgggagtctttctgccaagacaaacccaggggattatatgaatacaattacaaaatccTTTCCCCACAAATAAAGACACATCTAaccaattggagaaatattaattgctcatgggtaggccaaaccaatataataaaaatgacaatcctaaattaatttacttattgaatgctatgccaatcaaactaccaaagaattattttatagagctggaaaaaattgtaataaaattcatctggaagaacaaaagaccaaaaatatcaagggaatcaatggggaAGAAAGTGTTAAGGAAGGAAGTCTAGCAGTtacagatttcaaactatattacaaagcaataatcatcaaaggCACTCTcataatggctaagaaatagagttgtgtGTCGGGGGAATAAATTAAATaccaaaacacagcagtaaatgaccaGAGTAAtctggtgtttgataaacctaaagatccaagcttttgactaaacaagagatagagagcattatggggCCAAACAAGATATAGTGAGGATTATAggatgtaaaatagatcattttttaTTACATGATATTAAAagacttttgcacaaacaaaagtaatatagccaaaattagaaggaaaacagaaaatttgggggaaatattacagaaaatttctctgatgaaggcctcatttttcaaatatatagggaactaagccaaaagtataaaaaaataagagccactcccccattgataaatgattgaaggatatgaacagctttcatatgaagaaatcgaagctatcaatattcatatttttaaaatgctctaaatcactacttattagagaaaataaaaccACTCTGAGATAGTTCCACATAGTAATAgctaattggctaatatgacagaaagggaaaatgataaatgctggaggagatgtggaaacattgggacactgatgcactattggtggagttgtgaactagttcaACCAGTCTGGAGATCATTTTGGAACTATAACCAAAGGGCtctaaaactgcataccctttaacccaacaataccactacaaggtctgtatcccaaagagattttttttttttaaaaaggacttacttgtgcaaaaatatctatagcagcaatttttgtggCTACATCCCACCCTCCTGGAGACAACTATCTGAAGTTTATTTCCAATACAACCACACCTATCAGTATCTCCCAACATTCCCTCACTCTGCTCCTCCCTCCACTGTGCAAGCTTCTAACTTCTTTCCCTTTAGAGCTTGACCCTCTGGGCAGTCATAACCTAAATACTAATTGGACACCCATGGCTGCAGCAGTGCAGGTCCACTGCAAATATTCCAGCTCTTTGAAACTCCTAGCCTGCCTACCCACCCCAGCTCCTTTAGTAACTGTCATTAAAATGGTGGGCTCTGCCCTCTAAGGCAATGATAGATGAGTAAGGGCCTGGctttcctcccttttcattttggatGGGAAAGAGTGAGTCACACTGTATGGGCAGGATGGATGGCTTATCCTTTGCATTGCATATCTCCTTACATTATCTTTTGCCTCAAACTTACCCTTCTTCACagcttccctattactgtggaaGGCACTACCACCCTTTCATAATCTCAGAATTTTCTTTGACTCCTCATTCTACAGTTGACAGATCTTGTTGTTTCCACCTTAACAGCACCTCTGGCATCTGTCCCCTCTCTACTCATGaagccaccaccctagtttagacccttatcacttctcacctgactaattataatattttctcaattattCTCCCTGACTgaagtctctcccctttccaaatcATCCTCCACACAAAATCCAAAGTGATGTTAATAAATCACTCATCTTCACCATGCCACTCCCttgactcaataaactccactggctccctattgactctaggTTCAAATGTTATTTAATATGTACAGACATACCTTGGAAGTATTGGGAGTTCAGTTCCAGACTaccacaataaagtgaatatctcaataaagcaagtcacacaattttttttttgtttcccggTACATATCAAAGTTATGTTTATAGTATACTGCAGTCTTTTAAATGTGTAATAGTGTTATGTCTTTAAAAattgcataggggcagctagatggcacagtggatagaacactggccctggagtcaggagtacctgagttcaaatccgtccttagacacttaacacttactagctgtgtgaccctgggcaagtcacttaaccccaattgccttactgaaaaaaacaaaaaattgcatAACTTGATAGCCATCATCTGAGACTTCAGAGAGATGTAATTTTTGCATTTATTGAGCTTCTGCTGCATATgcggggcactgtgctaaacactaggatacaaacataagcaaaaagaaacagttgctgccctcagggagcttacttttGAATTGGGGGGAAAAGCCTTAATGGGATGTGTTTTCCCTTTTCAGATGAAATAGCAGGTtcatacaaaaaaagacaaaaagaaaaaagaaaagtaactatGATAAATGCCGCTATATTACTGCTTCCTAAGAGAGGTGTTGAACAAATTCAAGCAGTCCCCTACGGTATGACCTACTGACTCATTCTTCTTGCAATGTCACTTGACCTTCTTAAATCCTATATTTTTCTATCTAATTCCCCAAGACATGGACTAGCCATTACTACTACCACATACCCTGAACTTTATCTCCCTTCCCCAGCCTCCCCAACCCACGAACAGGAAGTCTGAGGAGAAACCAACACCACTTTCCACCACTGAGGGGAGCCACagacctttccctcccccaatcatCACTGTATCATTGCCCAGTTCCTCCTATGTGCAAAAAATGTCAATCAGAAGTAGTCtcccaagatcatccactgcgtCCTAGGATATTGCTAGTCATCTGGagttttatcttgccactggacatcaatgactctagaagagaaactaaggctgacaactttgagtaattctgcctcatttaaatccagcttccctgaaagtcaaaacatcacctgtgatgtcattggtcctcttcaaaaatgaaggacaaacaacagaacaTACCCTCACATCTATTGGGAATATCCCAGAACCTccactccattctttttttttaaattttcctccaCACCACCCTGACTTTTGGACCCACTCACCTCTTGTTCAAGTACTATTTGCTCCCTTGCTCCCCAAGGTCCATGGGACCTTATCGTCAACCCTGTTACTTTCCCTGCCAGGACCTAAGTACTATATGAACTACCATTGAACATTGGCCTTCCTTTATGTGTTGCTTACCCCAATTAGCAAGGGAGCTCcttgaaaaaaattttctcaattttctATTTGAATCTCCAGACCTCATTACAATGCCTCTTAATACAGACTTTCCCATCCCATGCTACAGATCAGAATCAAATACAAGACCTGTTGCCTTCAGCCCTTTACATAGGGATTTAACCAGACTATTTACCCTACTGGCAGTAGCCTTAATTCATCCACATTATTAAAGAGCTATGCCTTTTCATCTCCAGCCCCAGGACAGCAGGTTGTAATGGAAGTACCTCTACAAACTGAtattgggagagagaaaagagtccGTATTGGGCAGGCAACTGCCATATCTGATGAGGCAAAGTACATTCTTGGCTCCAGTCGGATTGTATACAAAAGAGTTCAAGAAAACTATGTGAActttcaagaaaggaaaaaaatcacttcacaATTGTTATGACATGGCTGTAATAGGCAGTTTATTTTTGTGGAAAGTCTAGAAGGGAACCTGGGCTTTTTCccaaagtttttcttttcctggggacCCTCCAGAGGGCACAACAACCAGTTACATAGCTGAGAATTGTGGGAGAAGAGACTCACTAATTcggtaggaaagggagaaaagggagaagtgaGGGAATTGATTACATCCCCTGAAACAGACCCAGGGGACTTGGTAGCTATATCTACTTGCTCCTAAGTGATcaccccatcaccaccaccactaccaccaccaccatttccaCCAAACCTccctagctttaaaaaaaaaatcattaggagGACTGTCTGCAGTTACTATGCACTAAATCTTTCCTACTATGTAAGGCATTACACTTGTTACTTGGACAACGGAGGCATGGAAAAAGCAGATAGCTTTCAGATAAAATCCTTAGAGGTCTTCATTGTTCTCTTAGTGTCCATCACAATGAATGCAGCAGTTCATATTACATCCAGTTTCCATTATAAGTaaatccctaattaaaaatttttttaaaaaaaccctcctcCTTTCATTTTCTTGTAATGTTCCAAACCTCctttcccctcaccccccacaTCACCCTGCAACAATTGGGCTCAAACTTCCTCTGTTCAATCGCTGCCAAAACATAGATTATACCAGAAAATGCGAACAATTTTGGAATGAAGCAAGGGgtggggaaatggatattttttcCAACTTTAGCTCAAAAAGAAATCAGACTGTGCATATAAATTCACCTAAGGCATTTCAATTCCCCAACTGTTAACTTTGCATGTGGCTGACCCCCAGAGTGGTCTCCTCATTTTTCCGAAAAGTTAACAATGAAGAGTTCCGTGACATGAATATTGTCTAATACACTTGTTATTGCTCAATGGCCAAATATGACTGAAGTGTGAAAAGTGAATTGCTTAATCTTGTAATGTCGCAGCTAGAGTTTCCTGGGGACGAAAAAGAAAATGACGCAAAGAAGCAGGAGAGCATTTAGATGTCAGCACCACAAGAATGGTTGTTTCAGTTCCCTGAGTTGGCAAAAATGCAATATTGCTTAATGTTACAATGGTGCAACTAGACAGAGGGTTTCCCTCCTTTTTGCTTTACAGAATGTTAAGTACCGAGATAAACGAAACCCCAGAAGAAACTTCTAACCTGTCCCAACctccaggaaaacaaaagaaaaaaaatcggtTTAGGacatacatttaaaaagtaaaacctACCTCAATTGCATATATTTATTCAAAACTGATAAACGATCACAGATCATGGAATAGGCCTTCTcctcttccatttcctctcccctATGATCTGAATCATAAATGTAacattggaagagaccttggaggttatcttatccaaccttttcatttcacagaaaggaaactgaggcccagagagatcaagtgacctGCTCTAGGTGATAGACATAGTCATTGTAAGAGCTGAAGTTTGAGCCCTGGTCTTATGACCCCAGAACCAGCACCCTTTGGACTAGAACATCACCTCTACAATGTGGCAGCCAAAAACAACTAGGAGGGGAACAGGGAGGGCCTAACCCTGAAGCCTAGCTTGCTATTcagttcattcaataaatatccaCTGAATACCTtctacagatatacacacatacagatatagagagatacagatagagacagagatagagatagagatagagatagaaagaaagacatggacagagacagagatagagatagagacagagagagatatagagataaagatagtgctagagatagagatagagataaagatttggaatatatttctatatagtgtgtgtatatgttcgtGCATATGataaacacatatttatatatgtgcacatagatGTGTGTttctgtgcatatatatgcatgtgtgtatgtatctggaAGGATCAAATACGATAATTTAGGTAAAGTGTTTTGTTTATCTTAAAGAATTATGTAATTATACTTAGCacaggttggttggttggttttttcttCCAATAGGGGCATGACTCTTAAAAAAACCATTGTattgatagatatagattagatatagatactGATATAAATGTCCATATAGATAGACATGGATGTGCATATCTacttacacatgcatatacatatatatacatatatgtgtgtgtgtacatatacacatatattcagaCAAGTGTCAAAGTGTCTTGATAGAGgttgcactaaaaaaaaaaaatcaacattccaatctgacctcagacatttgccagctgtgtgaatttgggcaaggtATACCATCTCtcaacatcagtttcctcatcaataccTATAGCCATTATATATTTCAAAgtgttataaagataaaatgaggcaatacatgtaaagtattttacTTGCCTTAAAGTACTacccatgtatacacacacacaaatacatgccatttattataattatactttctttttctagtaAGGGGCTGacttgtcccctcccctcccaccctagTAACCTAGTATCCAGTTGGTTGACTGTATTCATGAGTTATTACTGAATCATAAACCtgattgagaaatagtcaaaggatatgagcaggaagttttcagatgaagaaatcaaagccatttattgccatatgagatgctctaaatcactattttttagagaaatgcaaattaaaacaactctgaggtaccacctcacacctatcagattggctgatatgaccaaaaaagtgaaaatagtaaatgttagagaagatgtggaaaaattggtacactaatgcattgtcggtggagttgtgaactgatccaaccattctggagaacgatttggaactatgcccaaagggctatgggactgtgtatactttttgacccagtaataccactacttagtctgtatcccaaaaacatcataaaaagggaaaagaacccatatgtacaaaaatatttatggcagctctctttgtggtggcaaagaattggaaatagaggggatgcccatcaattggggaatggatgaacaaattgtggtatatgaatggaatagaagattactgtgctgtaagaaatgatgagcagacagatttcagaaaaaaacctggaaagactcaagtGGCCTGAGGGTGAGTGAAGTGATCAGAgacaggagaacattatgcagagtaacaacaacattgtgcattgatcaactgtgatagacttagcttctctcagcaatataatgatccaagacaattccataggactcgtgatggaaaatattctccagagccagaaaaaagaactgtggaatctgaatgcagattgaaccatactatttttactctttttttttcttttttgacgtttcccccttttgttctgattcttctttcacaacatgactgatgcagaaatatgtttaatgtgattgtacatatataacctatattggattgctttctgcattggggagggaggaggaaaggaagggagggagaaaagtttggaactaaaaatcttatgaaaacaaatgttgaaaactatctttatatataactggaaaataataaaatacttttatgattaaaaaataataataataaccataaacCTGAGATGTCACCTAGTCCATCCTGTCCCTGAACAGAAATTTTACCTAGTTCCTCAGGCAACTAGTTAACCAGTATAGCTGCTTAAATATTGGAaaaattctctttctattctagttctaattgttaggaaggggTTTTTTGTCCCCAACCCCCCTGCCCACCCCCAAGTTAAATCTGTCTTTCTGGAGTTTCCATTTATTCCTCTTAATTGTGTTCTTGGATCACACACTTTCTTTCCCCTGAAGCCCCCTATGTCATACTATCCCATTTCTCTCTGAGAAGGTGATCTTGCCTCACACCTAGTTTCCCAAGAAATTCAGCCCATCCCTAGTGACTTCTCTCATCTCCATATCCCTTAATTCCCTCATCAAAACTTGTCTACATTATCACCTCTCTTTCCTTTGCTATAGTCTCTGAGGACAAGGGGGCCTCTTCTATCCTTGTCAAGGCAAAACCCTCTACCTGTGCCCTTGATTCCACCCCTTCTACATCATCTACAGTATAGCCCCATTGGTCATGTCCTTCCTCTCCACCTCTTCAATCTTTCTTTTCCACTAGCTCTCTCCTTGCTACATTAAAAGCATGTTCAGCTTCCTCCCTATTGGTCCGAATATTGCTACTCGCGGATTGGAGGGAGAGAGCCGGGATGGCTTGAAGAGCAGATGGCAGCGTCGCTGGCGGGAAAGAAAGTTGTGTTCGTCACTGGAAATGCTAAGAAACTAGAAGAGGTGGTGCAGATCCTGGGAGACAAGTTCACCTGCCACTTGGTCCCACAGAAAATTGACCTGCCGGAATACCAAGGGGAACCAGATGAGATTTCCATCCAGAAATGCCGGGAAGCAGCCAGACAGGTCCAATGGCCGGTCTTGGTGGAAGATACCTGCCTCTGCTTCAACGCCCTGGGCGGCCTCCCAGGCCCCTACATAAAGTGGTTTCTGAAGAAGTTAAAGTCTGAAGGTCTCTACCAGCTGCTTGCGGGCTTTAAAGACAAGTCAGTTTATGCACTCTGTACATTTGTACTCAGCACTGGCCGGCCAGAAGATCCTGTACAGCTTTTCAGGGGCCAGACCTTTGGCCGGATCGTGGAGCCGCGAGGATGTCGAGACTTTGGTCGGGACCCTTGTTTCCAACCTGATAGCTACGATCAGACGTATGCCGAGCTGCCCAAAGCCATAAAGAACACCATTTCTCACCGATTCCGAGCCCTCCGTGAGCTACAGAACTACTTCTTGCAGCCAGGCTCCCCCAGGGTTGAGGATGGAGTGCCACAGTGTGGAGAAGTGGAGGGAGCAGCGTGAAGGACCCCAAGGACCAGCACGGAGGGACAAGCGGACACTCAGATTAAAGTATTTAAttggtctcaaaaaaaaaaaaaaaaaaaaaaaaaaaagcatgttcaGGTCTCCTCTAGTCTTGACAACTTTCATTTAATCCTACCATTGCCAGCTTCGATGACAAGCTTCTACAAAGGCTAGTCCATACCAACCACCCTAACTTCCACCCAAATTACTCCTCATCCCTTGAAGGGTGGCTTCTGATCCCATCACTCTAGTAAAGTGCTCTTTTGAAGGTTAACAATGATTTCCTACCTACTAATGTTGAtgaccttttctctttcttataatAAGTTAGCTAAAATAGTGGAGTAGAATCTCCAAATATGGTAAATGGACAAAATCTCAAATAGCCTACCATTGACCaaaatgtttctattttctttctgtccttctatTACAAAGTGTGAATCATGACTCTTGACTCAAAGGTCTTTCTGTAAGTGATTTGGAATTTTTCCAAGGGAAGATTATACAAAAGACCCCAAATAATGTTGAATAGCTTCcatcccccccttctctctctctctctctctctctctctctctctctctctctctctctctcttgcctaaCTGGCCTCATCAAGGGAAGGTTCTACAAATAATTTCAAACGCCAGCCTCTCACAATTCTCTCCCTTGCCTCACCACTGCCTGGTCAAGTGGCATCAATACCCTCAGGAGTTTCCTGCTCTATTTAAAACTTGTTTATTTGCTCTCTGTACTTTTATAAAAGGTTTTATCTCCAGATAAGGAtaagctgattttttttgttgtattaTAAACAAAGATTTGCTATAAAAAGTGTAGACCACAAATGGGAGAGAAGGTCAAGAGTGGAACCTGAGACTAGTTGTCTTGGACTTAACTTTAACCTACATTTATGTCCCTCACTCCAAATACAAAGATTCGCTATTGAGAATGCATTCAgacttccagagtcattgaatcAGCTGCAGTTGCAGCTAACTCAGCTCACAGTTTTGTGAGAGGGTCTAGCAGTTGGGGGAGGGATTAtaagggtctctgctggcactaaGGTCAAACTCTGATGTTATTCCCAGGCTCATATACAGGACACAGTCTCTGGTGGTGGTCACAGGTGGGGTAGAGGCTCAAGCATGCCTGATCTTGTAACTAAAGTGAACCAgatttgtttctgggttaaagagcaagcagtcTGTGGTTATTTACAGACaagaacacaggccaggtgagctgagaacatgcctctccttaaatcttaccccCTGGGACCCcgtgaagcttgggatagtgcatccAGGatgcagtgccccactttaaggagtcaaaagtcaagaaacaggctagcaagatgagcaggcagaaaaaggtaTGGActgtagaaagtttctttggtaacaaggaagatcgaggtacaccctcagaagaggataacaccATCAggactcctatatccaaagcttccaagaaaaaaacgaatttgtctcaggccatagagaagctcaaaaaggacattgaagataaagtaagagaggtagaggaaaaaatggaaagagaaatgagagtgatgcaggaaagtcatcaaaaaaagtcaacagcttgaaaagccaaacggaaaagctctctgaagaaaataattgcccaagaattaggattggacaaatggaaactaatgactttatgagaaaccaagacacaataaagccaatccaaatgaataaaaaatagaggacaatgtgaaatatcttcttgaaaaataactgacctggaaaatagatctgggagagataatttgaaaattattggactacctgaaagccatgatcaaaaaaatagcttaggcatcatcttccaagggattttcagggaaaattgccctgatattctagaaacagaaggtaaaatacaaattgaaagaattcattgatcacctcctgaaagagatgccaaaacaaaaacttccagaaatatagccaaattccagagctcccaggtcaaggagaaaatattgcaagcagtcagaaagaaacaatccaagcACTGTGGAtgcacagtcaggatagcacaagatctatcaacttctacattaaaggatcagagagaaggaatgtgatattccacagggcaaagtAATTGGTataacaaccaagaatcacctacccaggaaaactgtgtataatctttcaggggaaacaatgggacttcaatgaaaaagagcactttcaggtatttgtgatgaaaagacatgaactgaatagaaaatttgactttcaaatataagaccctagagaagcataaaaatgtaaataggaaaaagaaatcatgatggatgttaaatggttaaactgtttacattcctacatgggaagctgatacttctaacttataagaacttcCTCAGTATGAGGGAAGATGATAGTAGTAAATTTAGACATAGGGCACAGGTGctaattgattatgaagggaagatatctttaaaacatttatattttgtttatcaactttttgtggggtggtcagggttggATGGCATGCCTGCAGTTGaggagttggtgagtgtcttgtgtctgaggcaagatttgggcttgggtcttcctgggtccactgtgtcacctagctgccccatgatgacatctttagggtaaaattgagggggggagATGAttgcactggaggagggggaaggggagaggtagaatggggtgaaatctcacatgaaagaagcaggaaagggctggtgtaggagaagagatggggtgggggagtggggcagtgaatgaaccttacactcagaattagctcaaaaaccttaatctcatcagagttggctcaaggagagaacattcaattgggtggagtaatctatctaaccttgcaggaaagtaggagggggaggggagaaggagggaggggtgaaagaagggagggtagagtggggaagggggcagtcagaagcaaaacattttcaaggagggataaggtaaaagaagagagaaaatagagcaaatagaaCGGGGGagaataggatgtagggaaacagttaataaaaaCTGTGGataaaaatttgaagcagagacaagagtaatgtaagatgacgATGATGGTGTTGaagatgatgattggatgaagatgaggattgattgacaagGATTGATTGAAGAtcaggactgatgatgaagatgacaaaatgtatggtatttaCTTTGCTAGACTATTGTTAAGAATATtttctttgtcagatataaggtactatataaatgttatctattactgatGTTGTAATAACCAACCTCATGTGTTTATTGTAAGGTAATCTCtctttaaatactatataaatatagtttactatttaaaaatgatgagcaggatgctattagaaagacctggaaggaactgcatgagctgat is drawn from Dromiciops gliroides isolate mDroGli1 chromosome 2, mDroGli1.pri, whole genome shotgun sequence and contains these coding sequences:
- the LOC122743448 gene encoding inosine triphosphate pyrophosphatase-like — its product is MAASLAGKKVVFVTGNAKKLEEVVQILGDKFTCHLVPQKIDLPEYQGEPDEISIQKCREAARQVQWPVLVEDTCLCFNALGGLPGPYIKWFLKKLKSEGLYQLLAGFKDKSVYALCTFVLSTGRPEDPVQLFRGQTFGRIVEPRGCRDFGRDPCFQPDSYDQTYAELPKAIKNTISHRFRALRELQNYFLQPGSPRVEDGVPQCGEVEGAA